The following proteins are encoded in a genomic region of Mycoplasmopsis columbinasalis:
- a CDS encoding tRNA (cytidine(34)-2'-O)-methyltransferase, producing the protein MLNIVLFEPEIPPNTANIIRTCFALGAKLHIIKPIGFDLDPKYLSRAAAGRLLSDIPHEIHNSYADFHKLYKDKTIWYLTRYGLKSYTDDNVFKKSYAKDKEIWIMFGKESTGIDKNILMNDIDHCLRIPMVSAMRSINLANSVVIVGFEVMRQLKFKDLNCFETEKGKYFLLENKEKKN; encoded by the coding sequence ATGCTCAATATTGTTTTGTTTGAACCTGAAATTCCGCCCAACACAGCGAACATCATTCGCACGTGTTTTGCTCTTGGTGCAAAATTACACATCATCAAACCCATTGGGTTTGACTTAGATCCTAAGTATCTTTCAAGAGCTGCAGCTGGTCGTTTGCTTAGTGATATCCCGCACGAAATTCATAATTCTTATGCAGATTTTCATAAACTTTACAAAGACAAAACAATTTGGTACTTAACTCGTTATGGGTTGAAAAGTTATACTGACGACAATGTTTTTAAAAAAAGTTATGCTAAAGATAAAGAGATTTGAATTATGTTCGGCAAAGAATCTACTGGCATTGATAAAAACATTTTAATGAATGACATTGACCATTGTTTAAGAATACCAATGGTTTCAGCTATGCGTTCAATTAATCTTGCAAATTCAGTGGTAATTGTGGGTTTTGAAGTAATGAGGCAATTAAAATTTAAAGATTTGAATTGTTTTGAAACTGAAAAGGGAAAATATTTCTTGCTCGAAAACAAAGAAAAGAAAAATTAA
- the rmuC gene encoding DNA recombination protein RmuC gives MAIALIIFSILCVLISIITLALVIVFSKKEAKIDDNKLKNLLELILANKKTDFASELVTKNADFEKHLTSNLEEHIKVYAGDVETTLQKHLFGEEKTSFLSVLKRDFDILKKSIEDEKNKVNAELNTLKTEQTAFLNNFHLKRTQDNNQLTSLVTTKMTEIQQNTTDKLKEIELYVKSKLQQELSTAIKTEFQNAKDAVERLQQNVQVIQDVNQHILQLHSIFSNNKKIGLAGEFILEDMLADRYGNKEVDGLLKFQHTIKDDKIVDATIKLYTNNSQNKFIYLPIDSKFPYTTFNNYLVEEKDKSKAEEALLLSIRKKFEEAASYVIDGVTTSHVLMFLPSETLYYFLITHKKFLDLKKEFPNVIPVSPSTIICFIDMYRAMNQYSALTQNLNVLFGSLKKLMSHVAAISTGLTDSRKKQIDSYNALVKVAKEFTNATVGIENFLNTTGFSADSLEPLEAAQKIFNDEYKNKAIEASFESGEAISRTYKK, from the coding sequence ATGGCTATAGCATTAATTATTTTTTCAATTTTATGTGTTTTAATTTCGATTATAACTCTTGCTTTGGTGATTGTTTTTTCGAAGAAAGAAGCAAAAATTGATGACAATAAGTTAAAAAATTTGCTTGAATTAATCTTAGCGAACAAAAAAACAGATTTTGCTTCTGAGTTAGTTACTAAAAACGCTGATTTTGAAAAACACTTAACTTCTAATTTGGAAGAACACATAAAAGTTTACGCCGGCGATGTTGAAACAACGTTGCAAAAGCATTTGTTCGGAGAAGAAAAAACTTCGTTCTTATCTGTTTTGAAAAGGGATTTCGACATATTAAAAAAATCTATCGAAGACGAAAAAAATAAAGTAAACGCTGAACTTAATACTTTAAAAACGGAGCAAACAGCTTTTCTAAATAATTTTCACTTAAAGAGAACGCAAGATAATAATCAGTTAACTAGTTTAGTTACAACTAAAATGACTGAAATCCAACAAAATACAACTGATAAACTCAAAGAAATTGAACTTTATGTAAAAAGTAAATTGCAACAAGAATTATCTACTGCGATCAAAACAGAATTTCAAAATGCAAAGGATGCAGTTGAAAGATTGCAACAAAATGTTCAAGTTATTCAAGATGTTAACCAACACATTTTGCAGTTACATTCAATTTTTTCAAACAACAAAAAAATTGGGTTGGCTGGTGAATTCATTTTAGAGGATATGCTAGCTGATCGTTATGGTAACAAAGAGGTTGATGGTTTATTAAAATTCCAACACACCATCAAAGACGACAAAATTGTTGATGCTACAATTAAACTTTATACAAACAATAGTCAAAATAAATTCATTTACTTACCAATTGATTCAAAATTCCCATATACAACATTTAATAATTATTTAGTTGAAGAAAAAGATAAAAGCAAAGCTGAAGAAGCACTTTTACTTTCAATTCGTAAAAAATTCGAAGAAGCGGCAAGTTATGTAATTGATGGTGTGACTACTTCACATGTGTTGATGTTTCTGCCAAGTGAAACTCTTTACTATTTCTTAATTACTCATAAAAAGTTTCTTGATTTGAAAAAAGAATTTCCAAATGTTATTCCAGTAAGTCCTTCAACTATCATTTGCTTTATTGATATGTATCGTGCAATGAACCAATATAGTGCTTTAACTCAAAATCTTAATGTCTTATTTGGTTCATTAAAAAAACTTATGTCGCACGTTGCTGCTATTTCAACAGGTCTTACAGATAGCCGTAAAAAACAAATTGATTCTTATAATGCGCTTGTAAAAGTGGCAAAAGAATTTACCAACGCCACTGTTGGCATCGAGAACTTCTTAAATACAACAGGATTTAGTGCTGACTCATTAGAACCGTTGGAAGCGGCCCAAAAAATTTTCAACGACGAATATAAAAACAAAGCGATTGAAGCATCATTCGAAAGTGGTGAGGCAATTTCAAGAACATATAAAAAATAA
- a CDS encoding DEAD/DEAH box helicase family protein codes for MSTFELSTVQERAVNELFEFWRDEDTKHVTFKAPTGSGKTFMIAKLIERIISAYENHNYDKRPFFLFATLSSAELPKQLENKLNQYRYSFTNDINLRVKYVESPSSAKQGTKDGSFNLMYNDCDVMIVGKSSFGKGRIYTEMGYLEGMLDSILRDNETELIYIRDEAHVGTGSGNSGNNSKYAQNFESLVHNAASFTIHMTATPKEQGKIVEISEADLADDNLILLKKEQETNPGFDEDVKHIDDIAMLDAACRKFKEIKERYGNQEKEPGLLGINPAMLIQIRNSKSSKVEEEKKIDEELEKDIAEYIKVIKSHGLT; via the coding sequence ATGAGTACTTTCGAATTATCAACAGTTCAAGAGAGAGCTGTCAATGAGCTTTTTGAATTCTGAAGAGACGAAGACACTAAGCATGTTACTTTCAAAGCCCCTACAGGCAGCGGTAAAACTTTTATGATTGCCAAATTGATTGAAAGAATCATTAGTGCCTATGAAAATCACAATTACGATAAAAGACCTTTCTTTTTATTCGCAACCTTATCTTCAGCAGAACTTCCAAAACAGCTCGAAAACAAACTAAATCAATATCGTTATTCTTTCACTAATGATATCAACTTAAGGGTTAAATATGTGGAGTCACCTTCATCAGCCAAACAGGGTACAAAAGATGGTAGTTTTAACTTAATGTACAATGACTGTGATGTGATGATTGTGGGTAAATCATCCTTTGGTAAGGGAAGAATTTATACAGAAATGGGTTATCTTGAGGGAATGCTCGATTCCATTCTAAGAGACAACGAAACTGAATTAATTTATATTCGGGATGAAGCTCACGTCGGCACGGGTAGCGGAAATAGTGGAAACAATAGTAAATATGCGCAAAACTTTGAATCTTTAGTTCATAATGCGGCGTCTTTCACTATTCATATGACTGCGACTCCAAAAGAGCAAGGTAAAATTGTTGAAATTAGCGAAGCAGATTTAGCAGACGACAATTTAATTTTGTTAAAAAAAGAACAAGAAACGAATCCAGGTTTTGACGAAGATGTAAAACATATCGATGACATCGCGATGCTTGATGCGGCTTGTCGGAAATTTAAAGAAATTAAAGAAAGATACGGCAATCAAGAAAAAGAACCTGGCTTACTTGGAATTAACCCAGCAATGCTAATTCAAATTAGAAACAGTAAATCATCAAAAGTTGAAGAAGAGAAAAAAATTGATGAGGAATTGGAAAAAGACATTGCTGAGTACATTAAAGTCATTAAAAGTCATGGCTTGACTTAA
- the rpoE gene encoding DNA-directed RNA polymerase subunit delta codes for MRTILDIALDYMLASYSSGKYADFTDIFAFVENELGSKWREEAEEKNVSYETISEAKIGELYRLLTVDSRFLKGESNAWTIRPGYKK; via the coding sequence ATGAGAACCATTCTTGACATAGCGCTTGATTATATGTTAGCTAGTTATTCATCTGGCAAATATGCTGATTTTACTGATATTTTTGCTTTTGTGGAAAATGAGCTCGGATCAAAATGAAGAGAAGAAGCTGAAGAAAAAAATGTTTCTTATGAAACTATTTCAGAAGCAAAAATTGGTGAGTTATACCGTTTATTAACAGTTGATTCTCGTTTCTTAAAAGGCGAAAGCAATGCTTGAACAATTAGACCAGGTTATAAAAAATAG
- a CDS encoding DEAD/DEAH box helicase, which yields MQSLSKNNSPYDVILFKVGPATGWDIPRACMLVQLRRVFSEPLNIQTIGRIKRNPKPSYDFSYNSIVHKYFIYSNVITSNTTGLISWKIKENIKKKNITIPYGKINLDLLKKEFDVVNYQEKLTTKLDFDSIKDKYITFMNFYMNEENKYLIGEESKFKKDGTGQEVTYIMSKIQNLIDLRIFINNKRRQYNKYFEKLGENFLKNLYAKMKNWLNEKLKSTAKQTEDEKERAEIYLRSFTQDMFEYTIYKKYISDIASLYGKFCKSVNQNTGKNTYVIHFNDIPSEFVQIIESHYNGVSTPGSGKSKNTISLKKQLAELFPYSAHNHTEVYLDSKSEVSFIAEFLANLERKNVVARAVGLWSINQPHRGFGFEYLESSDDFSVKKGFPDTYFVIGENSDCLEHALFIEIKNINDIAPQKTINLLESFNLYVEAFKNGNFFHNNTKIKTMTALIVKMNGSNIESFEGYSTIENFDNEIRNQEIKTLERIVDLILASSKRA from the coding sequence TTGCAATCACTTTCAAAAAATAATTCTCCTTATGATGTCATCTTGTTTAAAGTTGGACCAGCAACTGGTTGAGATATTCCACGTGCTTGCATGCTTGTACAACTAAGAAGAGTGTTTTCAGAACCACTTAACATTCAAACAATTGGTAGAATAAAACGTAACCCAAAGCCTTCATATGACTTTTCTTACAATAGCATAGTTCATAAATATTTCATTTATTCAAACGTTATCACTTCTAACACAACAGGTCTAATAAGTTGAAAAATAAAAGAAAATATCAAAAAGAAGAACATTACAATTCCTTATGGCAAAATTAATCTTGATTTACTAAAAAAAGAATTTGATGTGGTTAATTATCAAGAAAAATTGACAACCAAGCTTGACTTCGACAGCATTAAAGACAAATACATAACTTTTATGAATTTCTATATGAATGAAGAGAACAAGTATTTAATTGGTGAAGAATCAAAATTTAAAAAAGATGGTACTGGCCAAGAAGTGACATATATTATGTCAAAAATTCAAAATTTAATTGATTTAAGAATTTTTATTAACAACAAGCGCCGTCAATATAATAAGTATTTCGAAAAATTAGGCGAGAATTTCTTGAAAAATTTATATGCCAAAATGAAAAATTGGCTCAATGAAAAACTTAAGTCTACAGCCAAACAAACTGAAGATGAAAAGGAAAGAGCAGAAATATATTTGCGTTCTTTCACCCAGGATATGTTTGAATACACAATTTACAAAAAATACATAAGTGACATTGCAAGTTTGTATGGCAAGTTTTGTAAATCGGTGAACCAAAACACTGGCAAAAATACTTATGTTATTCATTTTAATGATATTCCAAGTGAGTTTGTCCAAATAATTGAAAGTCATTATAATGGTGTTTCTACACCTGGTAGTGGCAAGTCGAAAAACACAATTTCCCTTAAAAAACAACTTGCTGAACTCTTCCCATATTCTGCACATAACCATACAGAAGTTTATTTGGATTCAAAATCAGAAGTATCATTTATAGCTGAATTTTTAGCTAACTTAGAAAGAAAAAATGTGGTAGCTAGGGCAGTTGGACTTTGATCAATTAATCAACCACATCGTGGTTTTGGATTTGAATATCTAGAAAGTTCAGATGATTTTTCTGTCAAAAAAGGTTTTCCTGATACATATTTTGTAATTGGCGAGAACAGCGATTGTCTTGAGCACGCTTTATTTATTGAGATAAAAAATATAAACGATATTGCTCCCCAAAAAACAATAAATCTTCTTGAAAGTTTCAATCTATATGTTGAAGCATTTAAAAATGGTAACTTTTTTCATAATAACACAAAGATTAAAACGATGACAGCACTAATTGTCAAAATGAACGGTTCTAATATCGAATCGTTTGAAGGTTATAGTACTATTGAAAATTTTGATAACGAAATAAGAAATCAAGAAATAAAAACATTAGAAAGAATAGTTGACTTAATACTAGCAAGTAGCAAAAGAGCTTAA
- a CDS encoding site-specific DNA-methyltransferase, with protein sequence MEALANLKNSSEYLIESAYQLLIQRVKIGFTFDSAPTTKTDTIAFLQKNEQLSFGQSTPATQNTLIIGENYDALKNLILIEESKQEHKGFDVIYLDLPYNTERSAVEGNRVADNNEKIAPSKFIYRDKFSRNGWLNMMKERLVLARQLLAENGVIFVSIDESEQAYLKILMDEIFGEINFVTNFVWQNKNDGSGSDTKNIRTLTESILMYAKNINLLEIKHEEIDVNDGRYQYKDEYFEERGLYQLKQLDTPGLTYVKSLDYPITIDGQTFVPGSDYQKHLDRHNGKHMFNDHRWRWSEQKFFENYEKGFIEIKNGKVYAKQYQFVDNNGSKIVRKRKQSNLILDIHGAIGTKEIKQIFNKDRVFENPKPVGLISYLIELIPNKNAKILDFFAGSGTTGQATLEINRKDGGHRIFTLVTNNENDIARKITFERLFRINYGKSTQNERVDWAAKNKPYEANLTTFDIEYKNIGITSKEDLDLLIKDVNKMLSDFGVRTPAITSDKILAKLRSLKALGG encoded by the coding sequence GAACAATTATCTTTTGGTCAAAGCACACCTGCTACTCAAAACACCTTAATCATTGGTGAAAATTACGATGCCTTGAAAAACCTTATTTTGATTGAAGAATCGAAACAAGAACACAAAGGTTTTGATGTAATTTACCTTGATCTTCCTTACAATACCGAACGGTCAGCGGTGGAAGGTAATAGAGTTGCTGATAACAACGAAAAAATTGCTCCAAGTAAGTTTATTTATCGTGATAAATTCAGTCGTAATGGTTGATTGAATATGATGAAAGAACGACTTGTGTTAGCTAGACAACTTTTAGCAGAAAATGGCGTCATTTTTGTTTCAATCGATGAAAGTGAACAAGCATACTTGAAAATTTTGATGGACGAAATTTTTGGTGAAATCAATTTTGTAACCAACTTTGTTTGACAAAACAAAAATGATGGGTCAGGTTCAGATACCAAAAACATCAGAACATTAACCGAATCAATTCTAATGTATGCTAAAAACATTAATTTACTGGAAATCAAACACGAAGAAATTGATGTTAATGATGGCAGGTACCAATACAAAGATGAATATTTTGAAGAACGCGGTTTATATCAGCTCAAACAACTCGACACGCCAGGACTTACTTATGTAAAGTCGCTTGACTATCCAATCACAATTGACGGTCAAACCTTTGTGCCTGGTTCAGATTATCAAAAACATTTAGACAGACACAATGGCAAACATATGTTTAACGATCATCGTTGAAGATGAAGTGAGCAAAAATTTTTTGAAAACTATGAAAAAGGCTTCATTGAAATTAAAAATGGCAAAGTGTATGCAAAACAATACCAATTTGTGGACAACAATGGCAGCAAAATTGTCCGTAAAAGAAAACAGTCTAATTTAATTTTAGACATTCACGGAGCAATCGGGACTAAAGAAATTAAACAGATTTTCAACAAGGACAGAGTGTTTGAAAACCCTAAACCTGTTGGTTTGATTTCTTACCTAATTGAATTAATTCCAAACAAAAATGCAAAAATTCTAGACTTCTTTGCGGGTTCGGGTACCACAGGACAAGCAACCCTAGAGATCAATCGCAAAGACGGTGGGCACAGAATTTTTACACTAGTAACTAACAATGAAAACGACATTGCCCGCAAAATCACTTTCGAAAGGTTGTTTAGAATTAACTACGGCAAGTCAACACAAAATGAACGAGTTGACTGGGCAGCTAAAAACAAACCTTACGAAGCAAATTTAACAACCTTTGATATTGAATACAAAAACATAGGTATCACAAGTAAAGAAGATCTCGACCTATTAATCAAAGATGTTAACAAAATGTTGTCAGACTTTGGTGTTAGAACGCCTGCGATAACTTCTGACAAAATCTTAGCCAAACTGAGATCACTCAAAGCATTAGGTGGATAA
- the smpB gene encoding SsrA-binding protein → MKIIIDNRRGLHGYEILDKHECGLVLQGWEVKSARAKTVNLTNSYCFFRRGEFFLYNASFKSWMLQKNDETRERKLLMHKNEIIRLQNKLEKVGNGTILPTKIYFNEQGRVKIEVALVVSLRKEDRRQAIKEKDAQKYIKKIEVLY, encoded by the coding sequence ATGAAAATTATTATCGATAATCGACGTGGATTACACGGATATGAAATTTTAGACAAACACGAATGTGGTCTTGTCTTGCAAGGGTGAGAAGTTAAGTCTGCGCGAGCTAAAACAGTTAATTTGACTAATTCATATTGCTTTTTTCGCAGAGGCGAATTTTTTCTTTACAATGCTTCATTTAAAAGTTGGATGCTCCAAAAAAACGACGAGACACGCGAACGCAAATTGCTAATGCATAAAAATGAAATTATCAGATTGCAAAACAAGTTGGAAAAAGTGGGGAATGGTACTATTTTACCAACAAAAATCTACTTTAATGAACAAGGCAGAGTTAAAATTGAAGTAGCCTTAGTTGTGAGTCTTAGAAAAGAAGATCGACGACAAGCAATAAAGGAAAAAGACGCTCAAAAATATATAAAAAAGATTGAAGTTTTATATTAA
- the frr gene encoding ribosome recycling factor, translated as MELELYLEEFRTEADKAANHYAFELSKISTGRANPQLIKGIKVLYYDTPTPIEELANISVPEPQQLLVKPFDASVTKELVKAILADNLNVGVADEGNQVRLTFPALTSDRRKELVKSLSKYTEQAKIGVRNVRQNINKQIKADEELTEDEQKKYLDEIQKQTDLKIAHIETMTKAKEKELLTV; from the coding sequence ATGGAATTAGAACTTTATTTAGAAGAATTCAGAACTGAAGCAGATAAGGCGGCTAATCATTACGCATTTGAGCTTTCAAAAATTTCAACAGGTAGAGCTAACCCTCAACTTATCAAAGGTATTAAAGTTCTTTACTATGACACACCAACTCCAATTGAAGAATTAGCAAACATTAGTGTGCCGGAACCTCAACAGCTTTTAGTTAAACCTTTTGATGCTAGTGTGACCAAAGAGTTAGTAAAAGCAATTTTAGCTGATAACTTAAACGTTGGAGTTGCTGACGAAGGTAACCAAGTCCGTTTAACTTTCCCTGCTTTAACTTCTGATCGTCGTAAAGAATTAGTTAAAAGTTTGAGTAAATATACAGAACAAGCAAAAATTGGTGTCAGAAACGTACGGCAAAATATTAACAAGCAAATCAAAGCTGATGAAGAATTAACTGAAGACGAACAAAAAAAATATCTTGATGAAATTCAAAAGCAAACAGATTTAAAAATTGCTCACATTGAGACAATGACAAAAGCTAAAGAAAAAGAGCTTCTTACAGTTTAA
- the pyrH gene encoding UMP kinase, with the protein MKYKRILIKLSGEGLANKERRLAIDYNIVENIALQLKKIHQQGIQISVVIGGGNFWRGASAEKNGIPRNRADYIGMLATIMNGLALKSGFEKVGLKARVQSSINIDQKVAENYINEKTLKYLEEGEIVIFVGGTGRPIFTTDTAATLFATEIGAEAILMGKNGVEGIYDKDPKANPDAKHFKKITYDEILDQKLQVMDLTATSMARDHNIDLVVFNILEKDAIIRALNGDINHTEVTN; encoded by the coding sequence GTGAAATATAAAAGAATCTTGATTAAGCTATCTGGTGAGGGCTTAGCAAACAAGGAACGTAGATTAGCAATTGACTACAATATTGTCGAAAATATTGCTTTACAACTTAAAAAAATTCACCAACAAGGCATCCAAATTAGCGTTGTAATCGGCGGTGGCAATTTCTGACGTGGCGCTAGTGCTGAAAAAAATGGTATTCCTCGGAACAGAGCTGATTACATCGGAATGTTAGCCACAATAATGAATGGACTTGCACTCAAAAGCGGATTCGAAAAAGTTGGTTTAAAAGCCAGAGTGCAATCGTCAATTAACATTGACCAAAAAGTGGCGGAAAACTACATTAATGAAAAAACACTTAAATACCTTGAAGAAGGCGAAATTGTTATTTTTGTCGGTGGTACAGGTCGTCCAATTTTTACCACGGATACTGCTGCAACCTTATTTGCTACTGAAATCGGAGCTGAAGCCATCTTGATGGGCAAAAATGGAGTTGAAGGTATTTACGACAAAGATCCTAAAGCTAATCCAGACGCAAAACATTTCAAAAAAATTACTTACGACGAAATACTTGACCAAAAATTGCAGGTGATGGATTTAACCGCAACCAGCATGGCAAGAGATCACAACATTGATTTAGTTGTTTTTAACATCTTAGAAAAAGACGCCATTATTCGCGCGTTAAATGGAGACATTAATCATACGGAGGTAACAAATTAA